AGTGGGGGCGAAGATAGAATTTCGACGAATAATAGCCGGGGTTGCCCTCCACTTCTTCAACGACGACTTCCGCCGCGGCGAGCGGTTTGCGCGACTTTTCCCTTTCCGAGGAAACATCGGCGTTGAAATCCACATAATTGTCGATCCAGTCCTGCAGCCATTTCTCCATGTCGTTCCGGCTCTTGAACGAGCCCACCTTGTCGCGCACCATGCATTTCAGGTAGTGCGCGAACCGGCAGGTCGCGAAGAGATAGGGCAGACGGGCCGCCAGGTTGGCGTTGGCGGTGGCGTCGGGATCGTCATATTCCGCCGGCTTGTGCAGCGACTGCGCCCCGATGAAGGTTGCCACATCGGTATTCTTGCGGTGGATCAGCGGCATCATGCCGTTCTTGGCCAGTTCCGCCTCGCGCCGGTCGTCGATCGCGATCTCGGTCGGACATTTCTGATCCACGCCGCCATCGGTGGTGGGGAAGGTATGCGACGGCAGACCTTCGAGCGACCCGCCCGATTCCACCCCGCGGATGCGCGAACACCAGCCGAATTCCTTGAACGACCGGGTGATGTTGGTGGCCATGCCATAGGCGGCGTTCACCCAGGCGTATTTGTTGCTGTCCGCGCCTTCGGTATCTTCCTCGAAGGCAAATTCCTCGACCGGGTCGGTCTTGGACCCATAGGGCAGCCGGCCCAGGAAACGCGGCATCGCCAGGCCCACATATTTCGAATCCTCCGATTCCCGCAGGCTGCGCCAGGCGGCGTATTCCGGGGTCTGGAAGATCTTGGTCAGGTCACGCGGGTTCGACAGTTCCGACCAGCTGTCCATCTGGAACAGCTCGGGCTTGGCGCCGGTGATCAGCGGCGCATGGGCGGCCGCGGCGATCTTGGACATCTCGCCCAGCAATTCGACATCCGGGGGCGAATGGTCGAAATGGTAGTCGGCCACCAGCGACCCGTAGGGTTCGCCGCCCAGCTGGCTGAATTCCTCGGTATAGAGCTTCTTGAAGATCGGCGACTGGTCCCAGGCGGTGCCTTTGAACTTGCGCAGGGTCTTGTGCATGTCCTTCTTGGAGATGTTCATGACCCGGATCTTCAGCATCTCGTCGGTTTCGGTGTTGTTGACGAGATAGTGCAGCCCGCGCCACGCGCTTTCGAGCTGCTGGAACTCGGGGTTGTGCAGGATCAGGTTCACCTGCTCGGTCAGTTTCTTGTCGATCTCGGCGACGATGCTTTCGATCGACCGAAGCGCGTCGTCGGAAATCAGGTCGGTGCGCGCCAGCGCCTGTTCGGCCAGCGTCTTGACCGCGCTTTCGACGGCGGTCTTGGCCTGGTCGGACTTGGGGCGGAACTCCTTTTGCAGCAGCGCCTCGAATTCGCTGGACCCGAACGCGGTCTGTTCGGCGCCGGCTTCTGCCTGGGCTTGTTCTTCGGCCATCGGTTACTCCTGTTCTTCTGCGCCGTCGTCGGCCTTGGGTGCCGCCTGCGCCGCCAGCGTCTTGAGCAGCGCCGGATCCTGGATGATCTTGCCGATCAGTTCCTCGGCGCCGGTCTTGCCGTCCATATAGGTCATCAGGTTCGACAACTGGCTGCGCGCATCCAGCAGTTCGCGCAGCGGTTCGACCTTGCGGGCGATCGCGGCGGGGCTGAAATCGTCCATGCTCTCGAACGTGATATCGACCGCCAGGTTGCCTTCGCCGGTCAGGGTGTTGGGCACCGTGAACGCGGCCCGGGGCGCCATGGATTTCATCCGTTCGTCGAAATTGTCGACGTCGATCTCCAGGAACTTGCGGTCGGCCACCGCGGGCTGTTCCACCTCGGATTTGCCGGCGAGGTCGCTCATCACGCCCATCACGAACGGCAGCTGCACCTTTTTCTCGGCACCGTAGAGTTCGACGTCATATTCGATCTGGACCCGCGGAGCGCGGTTCCTGGCGATGAATTTCTGTGAACTGTCAGCCATGAAAGTCTCCTTGCTGGTTCATGTTTCCGGCCCGCCGTTCCCTCATGGAACGGGCCGGATTGTCAGTATTCTTCTTCCTCGACGATACCGCCGATGAGGTTGACGTTTTCCAGGCCTTCGGGGGCCATGTCCTTCACGATGGTCAGGAAATCGGCATTGACCAGCCGCTTGGCCCGTTCGAGCAGCACCGGCACCGGGCTCGACGGTTCCGACCGGCGGTAATAGTCGACGATCCGGTCCAGCGCGTTCGACACATCCGCCGGCGTGTTGATCGCGCCGACCGCGCCGCCACCACCACCCGCCGGGGCCGCGGCGTTCGCCGCCGCCGGTGCCAACGCCGCCGCATCCGGTGCCGCCTCGCCCTCGGGTGCGGGATCGGCCCCGCCCGCATGTTCCCCCAGGGTCTGATTGATCCGGTAGAGCAGCTTGATCAGCGGGTCGAGTTCCGGGCCCTGCCCCGGCGTCTGTTCGTCGAACACCGCCGAAATCGCGCGCACGTCGTCATTGGCCTGCCGCGCCGCCGCCAGCGTCCCGGCCAGCCAGTCGCCATCGGTGTCGCGAAACGCGCCGGTTATGGTGGTCATGTCGGGCGCGTCCGCGCCTTCGGGCACCGGGATCTGCCCGGTGGCCAGGTCGATGTCGCGCATCGAGAAGATGCCCAGCCCACGGCTGTTGGTCAGCGCGGCCCGGCGCAGCGACCGGAACACGGGCGACGGCCCGCCCAGCCCGTCGGGCTGGCCGCACAGGCCCTGGATGGTGTTGATCCGCATGGTGGGGTCGTCGTCGTCATCCTCGTCCAGCTCGGGGTGACAGCTGTCCCAGTATTGTTCGAGACATCCCCGGATATACGAGGTGACTTCGGCAAAGCCGGCCATCCCGTCCATGTTCAGCGCGGCATCCGCCAGATAGACCGCCGCGCGCAGGTCGTGGCTGCGTTCCAGCACCTCCTGCGCCTTTTTCGACATCTCACGGTAATCGGGCGGCTCGGCCTCGGTTACCGCATTGCCCATCTCGGTGCCTTCCTTGGGCTGAGCCGCAAGCTCCAGCTCCATGAACACCGGATCATACTCGAGGTTTTCGCCGCTGGGCGAACCCTCGTCCATGGGTTGCAGGAACCCCTCAAGGTTCATCAAGTCTCCTCCGAGACGAACGGTAGCACACTTACCAATCCGGTCCACAACATATTGTTGTCAGGCGCCCCGTTCTTTTCAAACGCAATCAAACAAATACAGTGCCTTGACCCAATTTCAGCCTTATCGTTTTCTCAAAGTCAATGAATTTTCCCCCCGCGCGTGCCGGGGTACCCGGAACCGGGCCGGGCGGTCACGATCACCGCCGGCGCCCCGGCGCCCCCAACAGGAGGACATCATGAGAACAATCAAACCCCTCGCCGCGGCCTTGGTCGCCTGTTTCTGCGGGATGGCGGCCAATGCCGAAACCGGCCGGCTGGCGGTCGAGCTGAACAAGGTCGAGGACACCGGCGAAGGCGGCTGCCGCGCGTTTTTCCTGTTCCGCAACGAGACCGGCAACAGCTTCGAGGGTTTCGAGATGTCGCTGGCCATTCTCGACGGGCAGGGGGTGATCGACCGGCTGCTGTCGATCGACGCCGCGCCGCTGCCGGTGGCGCGGACCACGCTGAAACTGTTCGAGATCCCGCAGATCGCCTGCACCAACATTTCCGAGGTCCTGTTGCACGAAATCACCTCGTGCAAGCCGCAGAACGCCGAGGAAACCGACTGTTTCCCGATCATCGACCTGTCGAGCCGCGCCGCGGCGCCGCTGGTCAAATAGCATGTCCGGCTGGTGGAACACGCTGGGCACCGGCGGGCCGATCATCGCGGTGCTGGCCGCGATGTCGCTGCTGTCGCTGGCGGTGATCGTGGTGAAATGCCTCGCGCTCTGGAACTGCCGCTCGGGCGCGGCGATGCGGGACGAGGCGTTCGGGATGTGGCGATCCGGCGACAAGCACGGCGCGCGCAAGGCGGTCGAGGCCGGCCGGTCGCCCGCCGACCGCGTCACCGCCTATGCGATGCAGGCGCTGGCTTCCGGGTTCAAGGGGCCGGCGCTTGAGGCCGAGTTGCAGCGGCGTGGCAATGACGAGGTCGCGCAGATGAACCGGCTGATCCGGCTGCTGGAACTGATCGCGATGGTATCGCCGCTGCTGGGCCTGCTGGGCACGGTGCTGGGAATGATCCAGTCGTTCCAGGAACTGGAACTGGCCGAAGGTGCGGCCAATGCCTCGGTGCTGGCCGGCGGGATCTGGCAGGCGCTGCTGACCACCGCCGCGGGCCTGCTGGTGGCGATCCCGGCCGCCGTGGCGGCGGGGCTGCTGTCGGCGCGGATCGAAAGCGCGGCGCAGATGATCGAGAACAGCGTCGGCCGGCTGCTGCTGATCGACCAGAACCCGCCGGTCTGAGGCGGCGCGGCCATGACCCGGACCAGCGCGATGACACTGAAACGCCCGGCCCGCGCGGGACCGCTGATCTCGCTGGTGCCGATGATCGACGTGATGTTGATCCTGCTGGTGTTCTTCATGGTCACGTCGACCTATCTCGATCTCGACATGATCCCCGCCGCCCGGCGCAGCGACGCCCCGGCCGCCCCCGACCCAGCCCCCAGCCCGGCCCCGTCGCCCGGCGACACGGTGATGATCCGCCTGGGCGGCGACGGGATACCGGTGGTGGGCGGCAGCGCCCTGCCCGGCCCGGCGCTGACTGCGTTGCTGCGCGACCGGTTGGCGGAGGATCCGCTGGCGCAGGTGATCGTCCTGCCGTCGGGCGCGGCAACCACGCAGGCGCTGATCTCGGTCATGGACGCGGCCACGCGGGCGGGCGCCCGGCGGCTGAGGGTCGTGCGGCTGGAGGCGCGGCCATGAAGCTGAAACGCCCGGCCCGGCCCGCCCATTCAGAGACCATCATCGCGCTGATCGACGTGGTGTTCTTTCTGCTGGTGTTCTTCATGCTGATCGGGCGCATGGACGCCACCGCCCCGTTCGAGGTCAGCCCGCCGGTGGCGCAGAGCGGCACCGACATGCCGGCGGGCGGCGCGACCCTGTCGGTGGCGCGCGACGGGGCGCTGGCGCTGGACGGCACGGGCATCGACCGCGACCGGCTGGGCGGCCGGCTGGCCGAGATGCTGGCGCGTGACCCGGACCTGCGGCTGCGGGTGAACGCCCATCGCGAGGCCGAGCTGCGCCATGTGTTGCCGCTGGTCGGTCTGGCCGAGGCAACGGGCATACGCGACGTGGTGCTGGTGGTGACCCCCCGGCCGGAACCGGGATGAGCCGCGCGGCGTTGCTCTGGGCCGCCGGGCTGGCCGGGTCCGCCGCCGCGCATCTGGGCATGGCGGCGCTGCTCTGGGCCGCGATCCGGCCCGAACCGGTCGACGAACAGCCCATGCCCGGCAGCGAATTCGAGGTCGAGAGCTACCGGCTCGACCGCCAGCAGGCACGCGAGGCCCCGGCGCATGGGCAACAGGCCGAGGAAAGCCAGGCCGAAACCGCCGCACTGGCGCCCGGTGCGATCCCGCGGTCGCGGGCACGGGCCCGGGTTCCGCCCGCCGACAGGCTGGCCCCGGCACAGGCCGCCGCGGGACGGCTGGCGGCGGCTTTGCCAGCCGGGGTTCAGGCCGCGGCAGCCCCGGCGCCGGTCCAGCAGGCGGCACCCGCCCGGCCCGCGGCCCAATCCATCGCGCCGGACCGCCCCGCCGCGACCCCGCTCGCCGCCGCCGCGCAACCGGCGCTGGCCGTTGCCGCAACCCTGCCGCGCCCGCGCCCGATCGGCGCGGCCGGTTCCAGCGCCACGCCGGTGCCCGCCGCAACGCCTCGACCCGTGGCGCTGCGCGCCGAGGTGGACGCCGCCACATCGGTGCCGCCCGCCGTGCCGCAGGCGCAGGGCGTGCCGGCCGCCACGCCTGACGCCGCCCCCGCCGCCGCCTCGGACCCGGACCCGTTGCGCCTGACCGCGGCGCTGGCCTTTTCCGGCAGCGGCGACGGTGACGTGGACCCGGTATCCATCGCCGCGTTCCAGAGCTTCATGCGCCCCGGCGACGCCACCGCCCGGGCCGACCCGATGCGCGACGGGATCGCGGCACTGCTGGCGCAGGTGCCCTGTTCGCGGCTGCAGGTCGGGTTCGATCCGGCCAGCGCCACCCTGCAGGTCAATGGCCACGTTCCCGAGGGCGACCTGCGCGCGCCGGTGCTGGCGGCGCTGAAGGCACAGATGGGCGCCGATATCGCGGTGTCCGACAAC
This is a stretch of genomic DNA from Pukyongiella litopenaei. It encodes these proteins:
- the tssC gene encoding type VI secretion system contractile sheath large subunit yields the protein MAEEQAQAEAGAEQTAFGSSEFEALLQKEFRPKSDQAKTAVESAVKTLAEQALARTDLISDDALRSIESIVAEIDKKLTEQVNLILHNPEFQQLESAWRGLHYLVNNTETDEMLKIRVMNISKKDMHKTLRKFKGTAWDQSPIFKKLYTEEFSQLGGEPYGSLVADYHFDHSPPDVELLGEMSKIAAAAHAPLITGAKPELFQMDSWSELSNPRDLTKIFQTPEYAAWRSLRESEDSKYVGLAMPRFLGRLPYGSKTDPVEEFAFEEDTEGADSNKYAWVNAAYGMATNITRSFKEFGWCSRIRGVESGGSLEGLPSHTFPTTDGGVDQKCPTEIAIDDRREAELAKNGMMPLIHRKNTDVATFIGAQSLHKPAEYDDPDATANANLAARLPYLFATCRFAHYLKCMVRDKVGSFKSRNDMEKWLQDWIDNYVDFNADVSSEREKSRKPLAAAEVVVEEVEGNPGYYSSKFYLRPHYQLEGLSVSLRLVSKLPSEKGGG
- the tssB gene encoding type VI secretion system contractile sheath small subunit → MADSSQKFIARNRAPRVQIEYDVELYGAEKKVQLPFVMGVMSDLAGKSEVEQPAVADRKFLEIDVDNFDERMKSMAPRAAFTVPNTLTGEGNLAVDITFESMDDFSPAAIARKVEPLRELLDARSQLSNLMTYMDGKTGAEELIGKIIQDPALLKTLAAQAAPKADDGAEEQE
- the tssA gene encoding type VI secretion system protein TssA, which gives rise to MNLEGFLQPMDEGSPSGENLEYDPVFMELELAAQPKEGTEMGNAVTEAEPPDYREMSKKAQEVLERSHDLRAAVYLADAALNMDGMAGFAEVTSYIRGCLEQYWDSCHPELDEDDDDDPTMRINTIQGLCGQPDGLGGPSPVFRSLRRAALTNSRGLGIFSMRDIDLATGQIPVPEGADAPDMTTITGAFRDTDGDWLAGTLAAARQANDDVRAISAVFDEQTPGQGPELDPLIKLLYRINQTLGEHAGGADPAPEGEAAPDAAALAPAAANAAAPAGGGGGAVGAINTPADVSNALDRIVDYYRRSEPSSPVPVLLERAKRLVNADFLTIVKDMAPEGLENVNLIGGIVEEEEY
- a CDS encoding MotA/TolQ/ExbB proton channel family protein → MSGWWNTLGTGGPIIAVLAAMSLLSLAVIVVKCLALWNCRSGAAMRDEAFGMWRSGDKHGARKAVEAGRSPADRVTAYAMQALASGFKGPALEAELQRRGNDEVAQMNRLIRLLELIAMVSPLLGLLGTVLGMIQSFQELELAEGAANASVLAGGIWQALLTTAAGLLVAIPAAVAAGLLSARIESAAQMIENSVGRLLLIDQNPPV
- a CDS encoding ExbD/TolR family protein; this translates as MTRTSAMTLKRPARAGPLISLVPMIDVMLILLVFFMVTSTYLDLDMIPAARRSDAPAAPDPAPSPAPSPGDTVMIRLGGDGIPVVGGSALPGPALTALLRDRLAEDPLAQVIVLPSGAATTQALISVMDAATRAGARRLRVVRLEARP
- a CDS encoding ExbD/TolR family protein translates to MKLKRPARPAHSETIIALIDVVFFLLVFFMLIGRMDATAPFEVSPPVAQSGTDMPAGGATLSVARDGALALDGTGIDRDRLGGRLAEMLARDPDLRLRVNAHREAELRHVLPLVGLAEATGIRDVVLVVTPRPEPG
- a CDS encoding DUF4384 domain-containing protein, translated to MSRAALLWAAGLAGSAAAHLGMAALLWAAIRPEPVDEQPMPGSEFEVESYRLDRQQAREAPAHGQQAEESQAETAALAPGAIPRSRARARVPPADRLAPAQAAAGRLAAALPAGVQAAAAPAPVQQAAPARPAAQSIAPDRPAATPLAAAAQPALAVAATLPRPRPIGAAGSSATPVPAATPRPVALRAEVDAATSVPPAVPQAQGVPAATPDAAPAAASDPDPLRLTAALAFSGSGDGDVDPVSIAAFQSFMRPGDATARADPMRDGIAALLAQVPCSRLQVGFDPASATLQVNGHVPEGDLRAPVLAALKAQMGADIAVSDNILILPRPQCGMLTGIADAGLPQSTDQITNPLLIGADTHARVFGFVDGDRLTLDMTAPDYDAYLYVDYFDAGGNVLHLVPNDHAPLERTTAKAALEVGGGDGGLQLFIGPPYGQEIAVAFAASSPLYDGLRPVQEAAAPYLDWLKSRIAEARERDSGFKGEWVYFFVSTRAE